DNA sequence from the Excalfactoria chinensis isolate bCotChi1 chromosome 2, bCotChi1.hap2, whole genome shotgun sequence genome:
ACTTGatctgattttttgttttttttaatctgattttaCAACTAAGTTTATTTGAAGTGTATTATCTTTAtcccccttttatttttatttattattattatttttttaatgtgtgtgtaTTATTCATTTGGCTCTAGTTATTGGCATGGCTCAATCAAATTAATGTTTAAATTCTGAAGTCATGCTAGACTTGAACTTGGTACAGCTCTAGAAGGTACAAGAAAAGCCTGAATAATTACATTCTTCTATGAGGTTTTacttcacaaaataaaatttggCTTTCTCCAAATAGAGTACCGGCCTTACATTGGCCTACTCAGTGTTTTCAAGCACAGTAAATCAAAAGGCAGTGACAAAGGGTAGTAACTCAAAGGATGACTCTTAGAAGGCTAACAGGGGGAGTGTCCGAAAGGGTACTGTATATATCACCAAGGACTCAGAGAATCTGTTTAGGTTCAACCGACAAGCTGGACTATTACACGCGTCTTTGATGTTTTTCTGTAAGTACTTCtccaaataaaatataactTCTAAGTTGCGTTCTTggatatggaaaaaaacaacaaaggaaaacagaaatattatgtGTAAgatcttaaaaggaaaaatagggcagcctcctattttatgatgttggcccacaacatcaggGGCAGATGTTGGGGGTATGGCACtggaggctgaaccttcctaccaaCATCCCGTtatgtgttgttgctgtgtgacagatggcagcagaggggcagtctgaccaaatggtgtctgacatggaaatgtgtatgaagcagaggtgtgtcattgaatttctccatgtggaaaaaatggcactcactgacattcatcgatacttgctgaacatttatggacaccaaacagtggaagtgagcacagtgaggcagtggatggtgcaatttagcagtggtgacagtgacagtagtTCACCTtcactggtacagatttttatcaGCAGGAAATGCAGATTCTTGTGCATtgttggcaaaaatgcatagctaagtgtgatgaaaaataatgttttatgtCTGAGAATCCgctcaaggaaacaaagttATTgtaattattataataatattacatgttctctttgtatctattgtagtttccatgaaaataaataggagacattacttttgatGTGATCCATATATAAGACAGatacataaaaaatatttttggaagaaaaaaattctgttttctcagtctCACTCCCTGGAGAACACAGCTGGGGTACAGTAGGATGATTCACAGAGCCTGTGGTTCTCCAATTGCTAGCAAAAGGAACCTCACAGATCACACAGTAGATCACATCTGCTTCAAACTATGGACATGCTGTTATTCCAGCTTAAACTGATTTAGAAAGGGGAGGGCAGTATTCAAGCTTTCTTGGTCTCAGAGTCAAGAAAGAGAAGGACTGTAGATTTCAACAAATTCCCTTAAGTCAAGACATTAAATTGCATGTACAAGACCTTCAACTGGCTGATCTAATGCAGCTTTACAGTGCATTAAGCAATTTAGCCAAACTCTCTATATATGGCATATATATGCTTGTGagttttttgttagtttgtttgtttgtcagcAACAAAAAAGGAGTCAGCAGAGATTAAATGTCAAAAAATgagaatacagaaaagaagCCCACTAAAGCTACAGTTTAGCATCTAGGCAACTGGCTAAATTTACAAAGAAATTCACTCCCATTTTTCCTACAAATTACAGGAAAACAACCTCCAATTTTATGACTAGTTGTACAAAGAAGCAGTTTGAAACAAACTAAGACTATTGTGTGTTGACCACATTTGACTGAAGTATCCAGAGTATGGTCCAGAGTagacacagaagaaatgaaatgtgtttatattgtctcaaaaatcattcagagCTATGGATGGCTATAGGGAAACGTATGCAGTCCACACTATATTTATCATACTGAAGCACAGATGAAACTATCTGTTTCCTAAAGGGCAAGTATAACACAGTGTTTTTATAACTAACCAGTACCTTTCTGAAGGAATGTAAACATATTTGGGAAACAATGGGTCAGTGTTTACAATATTTCTAATGATTGCAGAATTTTTAGGCTTTACATTATTGTTTTTGGCATCACGGAAAGAGCAGTGAACAAGCAACATCTGGTCTACAGAAAGTACTTTTTACTGCAAGTGCCACACGTCCACACCAGACAGctatatttctgtttgttttagaCAACACTGATTTCAGAATGGGCTCCATCAGTGCAGCAAATGCAGAATTTTGTTGTGATCTATATAACGAGATGAAAGTCCAGCACGCAAATGAGAACATCTTGTATTCCCCCATGAGCCTCATTGCAGCCTTGGCCATGGTCTATATGGGAGCAAGAGGCAACACTGAGTACCAGATGGAAAAGGTAAGTTGTGCAAATGAATACAAGCTCACTTTGATCCCGGTCAATAGAATAACAATTTATCCAGGAATACCTTTGAGACTTTTTCCAATTGAGAGGTCAGCCATTGTACATTTACCATTGGATTTAAACTTGGCTAGAAGAAGGACCTTGAGCCTTGAGGTCTGGATCTGGAGCTAACTTTTCacttttcactgcttttcactACAAAGGGTAAGAATGGTTTCTACTAAGGAGGAGATCTCCTGCTTCAGCTTTTATTATCTCACAAACCTGACTCCTTCCAGATAAAATGAACAAATTGTAATGTATAAAAGATGAAACATTCAGATATCAGGAGTCACAGTTGTAAAAACAATGTGGGTGTATCTGCtttctagaaggaaaaataagtgaacTAACTCTAAGATCCTATCAAAAAATGTTCAGAGTAGCACATGCAGTAAACAAATTTGAAGCTCACATGAAACTTCTCAGTTCAGCCATTGATTATTCCAAGCCCAGAATTAGAACACAAAAACCAGTGACTCTCAGTGGACTTTGCatacttcatttcttcttctgctaCTTCCATTTGCAGGCTCTTCACTTTGACAGCATTGCAGGACTTGGAGGAAGCATTCAGACAAAGGTACAGAAACCTAAGGtacatttaattttctcttacacaggtttttttttttttcctgagaacaGAACTTAAAACTGTTTTGACTGTGCTTTAGATCCCTAGCTAATGCTCTCAACCCAGGATATGCAAGTAGAAAAGTCAAATTtgttaacaaacaaacaaacaaacacaaacataaaAAGAAGGTTGTTTTCACATGTTGCACCAGAAAAAGTGATAGGATAGTGGAAGGACATTTTGAGCACTAGGATACCTTCCTAGATTGATAGGAGCTTGCACACTTCTAGGTTTTGTTGGAGGACAGCACATGAGCCATCTATGTGCTTTTTTCCATGGTCACTTGATGCAATTGGAAAGATAACACAAGCCATGCTCTGTGGCCTGTCCTCATCCACTTGGGTTCTCCAAGCACAAGATGTGGCTTGCAAAGGACAAGATTtctcactttccttttctttttcctttttctttccccctttcccttttcctttccctttccctctcgCGTTCTCTCTCACTTTCCCACTtcatctttcccttcccttcccttcccttcccttcccttcccttcccttcccttcccttcccttcccttcccttcccttcccttcccttcccttcccttcccttcccttccctccctttcccttcccattctTTTTGCTAGAGCACTTAGTGAATTATGTAGAACAATTTACAAAATGCAATCAGACAAATCActcacattttctgtttgttaccACCAAGACTGAGTGTCACCAAATGTTATCACTTCTATGTAATTAATTGCTTATATAGAACATCTCTCCCATGGAGCTTTTAGACTctaatgtattttgtttgcaaATGCCTGAACACTGTGTGTTTTCCTATGTGATTTTTACCTTATAAACAGTTGTCTTTCTAGTAAAATAAGCTAACATTTATaccctttttcctcctcttccccaacCCAGTGTGGCAAATCTGTGAACATGCACATACTGTTTAAAGAACTTCTCTCTGATATTACCACACCAAAAGCCAATTATTCACTCCGCATTGCCAACAGACTCTATGCAGAAAAGTCACGTCCTATCCTACCGGTGAGTTGTACATCAGAGTGATTTCTTGCTAAATCTTGCATAAACACTTAACCCAGGAATACAGCCCAGAGTATCTGTTAATCCAGCTCACCTCAGTGGTGTGGGCTTCTAcaccttttctctctgcagcagctgtgacaACAGCCTTCAGAGGAAGCATTTCCAGGGAAAAAAGATGGCTCTATTCAAAAATGAATTAGAGTTCAGTATGTTTCTTCACTTGAAAACCTCAAAAACAGTATCTTTGAAAGGGTCCAAATTTTTCATTTGACATTCTCAAAATAAAGCATACAATTATTCTCaatcaaatacattttatctttaaaaataaagaaaaatgcttcaaaataaaGGATTTTATCGTAACAAAACACTTGCTAATGGACctgaagctgtttttcttcaagaaaatatttcagcatttctaCTACATAATCCTAACTGGCAAAGTAATAAAAATCTTAAAGATCTTAACATATCTTGCACCAGAATAATTTTGTTGGCCCAGTTTTAACCATTTTGTACAGGAAAGTCTAACCATAGCATAATTATAAAAAAACACGAAACATTTTACCTGCATTTTATTTCACCTTTACagtctttttaaaaactgaCTTGGTGTCTACAACTGCTGTCTTTACAGGCTTACCTAAAATGTGTGAAGAAACTGTACAGAACAGGTCTGGAAACAGTGAACTTCAAAACAGCATCAGACCAAGCCAGACAGCTCATTAACTCCTGGGtggaaaagcagacagaaggTAAGCTCAGAGAAGAGTTTGCAATATACTTTCTTTTTACTACTTTACTTGAACAACTTCTGGAAAGATAATTCTTTCCATCTCCTTTAATGGATATTTCCTGTGGAAATGGATGACTCTTGcacattttttttgtgtgtggggACAGTGcatgcatttaaatatatatgaaaaaggCAGAGGTGCCATGGTATGCACAGTGTGCACTTTCTGTGTAAGGACAGCAAAACTCATGCAAGATTATAGAATATTGGCATATGCATGTGCTGGATGGATAAAAAATGGGCttccatggaagaaaacaatgcagTCACTAGGCTGGTGTAAGGAATGATTAGGAATTAGGAGTATGCATACATTTATCAGGAATAAggtgggaagaaaacaagaatcaaGTATGAGAAGGAAACACAGGGAGAGACAGAAGATCTGTatccctgctttgtttttcacctCCTTCTGTTCTATGCAAGTCTTTTTCCAAGCACATTTGAGATATTCCTGGGGATATGTGTGAACATTCAAGCCTACATGCCTCCTTATAGAAATGTCTGGCCAAGGGTCAGTTGTTCTGTATAAAATCACCCTCATGAACTTGAATTCTGCATGTCATTTAAAGAAGAGGAAGTCAAGTCAAGCTTGCAGCTTGATTTCTAAAACACAACACTCCTATGGAAGTggctatgaaaacaaaaccccacaaaacagTATCCTCCAATCCCTTTGCTGCATTCATGCAAACCAGACTTAGAACTCActgctttgcttccttcttACAGGACAGATCAAAGATTTGCTTGTATCAAGCTCCACTGATCTTAATACATCGCTGGTCCTTGTTAACGCTATTTACTTCAAAGGGATGTGGAAGACAGCATTTAATGCAGAAGATACTCGAGAAATGCTCTTCAGCATAACAAAGGTAGGGGACAAGGTCACTGCTtctgggaaggagggaaagcaATCAAGGGTGTCACATACACCATTTGACAGTCATCGACCCATGGTTCTTCTGGAGCTCTTGCTGGCAGGGCATGGGGCTGAGCCCAAGGCAGGCTGGTAAAAGGCAACCAAAGAACACCTGCAGACAAGAGTCCTCTCTCTGGAGACACAGCCCGAGAATCCAGCCCGGTTCCTCTGAATGGCTTGCATATTTGCCTGCTTCAAGAGAAACTGCCCCTTGCTCACATCTTTGTCTCAtgcttctgttttgcagcaagAAAGCAAACCTGTGCAAATGATGTGTCTGAATGGTACCTTTAATGTGGTCGTGTTGcctgcagagaaaatgaagatccTGGAGCTGCCATTAGCCAGCGGAGAGATGAGCATGTTGGTGATGCTGCCTGATGAGGTTTCTGGCCTGGAGCAGGTACAGCCCTGGCAGGGAACAGCAACCGTTCTCAGTTCAGTGAGAGCTGGCTGCCTTCAGACCTTTGGCTGTCCTTTCACcccctggctgtgctgtgctgcccagacAGGGGAGCAAAACAGTGGCCCAGGTATTTCCAGGCACTCAGGCAGAGGTTGACCTCTAAAGAGAGCCCTGGCTTCAATGTCATTAAACAAAGAGtatagcaaacaaaacaaaggtaAAGGAGCCTAGGGTTTCTGTAATGTTATAGAAGGGCATGTGTAGGCAATTTTTTTCATTGAGAGGCAGTTTCATCTGGGCTCTTACATAAACTCCTCAGCAAATGTTACTAGAATTGATGGGGTTCAATAATCCCTAATGATATTTTTGAGAATATTCTCatcaaatattttgaatgaGCTGCTCTCAGAATATCAAAGTAGAtgtagaaatgtttgtttttgtttgataCTATCCGCTATGTATAAATTGTCATGGCATTTTTTTTATGATCTCTTTCACCAGCTGACCAATCTGCTATGTAGTGAAATTGCTATATTCTTCTGTATGagacatgaaaatatttgtacagAAGGGGATGTGTCAGGCAGAACTGAATAAAGGGGCACTGACAGAGGAAATACTAGAGAAATGAATGATACAATAGGAAGATGTTGATAGGATGCACTTTGGGaaactttccatttttttttttaaataatagtcTTGATCAAAATGAATGATGGAAAGAAGCTGCATTCTCATCACAGGCaatttattctctctcttttcagatTGAGAAGACAATTAACTTAGAAAAACTCATGGAGTGGACCAATCCCAATGCCATGGAGAAGAGGAGAGTGAAAGTGTACCTGCCTCGAATGAAGATTGAGGAAAAATATAACCTCACATCTGTCTTAATGGCACTGGGAATGACCGACCTGTTCAGTCATTCAGCCAATCTGACTGGCATCTCTTCATCAGAGAGCTTGAAGATATCCCAGGCTGTGCATGGGGCCTTCATGGAACTCAGTGAAGATGGTGCTGAGGTGGAAGGCTCCACAGAGATGACAGAAGACATCAAGCATTCCCCTGAGTTAGATCAGTTTAGGGCTGACCACCCATTCCTCTTCTTGATCAAACACAACCCAACCAACACTATTGTCTGCTTTGGCAGATATCGGTCCCCCTAAAGAATGGAAGAGCTGGCAATAACACATACCTTCCCCTCAGAAACAAAATCCCCTTACCATAGTGCTACAGCATAATCTTATCTCTTCCATAGAAAAGACATACCCACAGGAGAGGACACAGCACCAAGCACACTTCCCTTCCTATAATGATTTCAGAATGTCTTGATATGAGCAAAACTGAGCCAACAAGATGGTAAGAATGAAGACACCTATCAGCCATGAAGGTGACAAGTGATTTTCACCCAAGGAATAAATAGTAAGAATGACCCTAAGACCTTGGGAGCTCATTACACAGAAAGCAATGAGCTTTGCTCATCCCATTCCCTGGTAACATACTGCTGACAAACCCACGTTACCATTCCTGAAACATGGGCTTTATGATATCCAGTCTAGAGGAGATGTTTGTGGAAGAGTTTCTGGTGCGCAGGTTATTCATTAGTGATCatgtcaattttatttttttttatttggtaaTTGGGCAATGGTATACATGTCCACTATCAATGGAGTTGTCCTCTCACCATAAATTCCTCACCTAATTCTGAATTTCTTACAGAGTTTCTTCAAAGCCCTAAAGTCTCCCTTTCActccagagaagggaaatagaCTCAGTTTTGCATAGGTGCAGTTATGCCTTTTCTCAGGGTGCAGATTCAAAGCCTGAACCATGGAGATCCAGATGATTCTTATGATCCAGAACTCAGTGAGATCCACTGGGCAAAAGAACTGTCtaaatttttgtttaaaactttGGAAGACACTTCAAATTTGAGAACATTCTGATACACCTTTTTGGTGAAAAATCCTGATAGTGttgtaaaatacttttaagaaaTAGATtagaattctgtttttttttttttttctgtcttctcttcaTATATATAGATTGTCAACTGCAAATACGGATCTACCGGCTTAATAttatattctgttttccttctaatCACCCATTAATGATTTAGATGCATAcaattgattttgttttggctaacataataaatgaaaacaacaaacacttgTCATGTGAATTATATTAGCTTTCTGAACCACACActcttaaaaatatctttacatTTTAACAACTGTGAGTAAAATGTGATTTAGCACGAAAAATGTATTCTTAGAATGAATAAAGCATGCAGACATGAAGTTTTTCAGGCATCTATGACATTTTTAGGAGTACCTGTTTTCAAGAACTTTGCCAAAGACCTACAACCAGACTTTGattcttcctgtatttcagaTGACAAGAAGTAGcacaataaaatacaaactATCCCTATGCATTTTTCTGTGCCATTCCATCAGGTATTAAAGATGACCTGGCATTTTTTTATGGTAAATGTTTCAAGGAACAGCTATTCTAACAGTTTTACCCTTTTATACAGAAGCTAAGATTCATAGAGGCTGTAAAAGACCCCAggggatcatctagt
Encoded proteins:
- the LOC140247731 gene encoding ovalbumin-related protein X-like, with translation MFFYNTDFRMGSISAANAEFCCDLYNEMKVQHANENILYSPMSLIAALAMVYMGARGNTEYQMEKALHFDSIAGLGGSIQTKVQKPKCGKSVNMHILFKELLSDITTPKANYSLRIANRLYAEKSRPILPAYLKCVKKLYRTGLETVNFKTASDQARQLINSWVEKQTEGQIKDLLVSSSTDLNTSLVLVNAIYFKGMWKTAFNAEDTREMLFSITKQESKPVQMMCLNGTFNVVVLPAEKMKILELPLASGEMSMLVMLPDEVSGLEQIEKTINLEKLMEWTNPNAMEKRRVKVYLPRMKIEEKYNLTSVLMALGMTDLFSHSANLTGISSSESLKISQAVHGAFMELSEDGAEVEGSTEMTEDIKHSPELDQFRADHPFLFLIKHNPTNTIVCFGRYRSP